From one Haloplasma contractile SSD-17B genomic stretch:
- a CDS encoding FAD:protein FMN transferase, whose product MVKRQLFLMFIVLITGTLLLIVSPTKIEANNSSDDLVKSNRDFYYFDTYLTFKIWDDKSVPEDVWSDIESIIIDIEDTFSRSESSSELYLLNQKAGIEPVVVSEDLFNVIREAIEYAKMTDGMFEPTIGPLIETWGSYEEPSVPTEAQLQTIKPLIDYRLIEMDEETNEVYLPKEGMIIDLGAIAKGFAADKLTEYLKSKGYEHGIINLGGNLLLLGDRYKANYTGSDEWIIGLKNPEYDMWLNPEASSSYADVYVSDKTIVSSGTYERCWKDWGGSCLTDPDTGNVYHHILNPYTGFPVDNEVELVSIITDNSMAADGLSTSVLALGLRDGLELVESLDDVEAAFVTYDNEVYVSSGMIDKYKLDITNNDFKLYDKDGNVIDNDNDDNGEIENPDEQEEKSDEESYNFTIITSILVGVIAAGSVGFIVVKRKG is encoded by the coding sequence ATGGTAAAAAGACAACTATTTCTAATGTTTATCGTATTAATAACTGGAACACTATTACTTATTGTATCTCCCACAAAAATAGAAGCTAACAATAGTAGTGATGACCTAGTCAAATCAAATCGTGACTTTTATTATTTCGATACATATTTAACGTTTAAAATTTGGGATGACAAGAGCGTTCCTGAAGATGTATGGAGTGATATAGAAAGCATTATTATAGACATTGAAGATACGTTTAGTCGTTCTGAAAGTTCTAGTGAACTCTATCTACTCAATCAAAAAGCTGGGATAGAGCCCGTGGTGGTATCTGAGGATCTCTTTAATGTAATTAGGGAAGCGATTGAATATGCCAAAATGACAGATGGTATGTTTGAACCAACAATAGGTCCTTTGATTGAAACCTGGGGATCATATGAAGAACCATCTGTTCCTACTGAGGCTCAGTTACAAACTATCAAGCCATTAATTGATTATAGACTTATAGAAATGGATGAAGAAACAAATGAAGTATATCTACCTAAGGAAGGTATGATTATTGATTTAGGCGCAATTGCAAAAGGATTTGCCGCAGACAAATTGACTGAATATCTAAAATCAAAAGGATATGAACACGGTATCATTAATTTAGGTGGGAATCTCCTACTATTAGGGGACCGTTATAAAGCAAATTACACAGGTTCTGATGAATGGATCATAGGTCTAAAAAATCCTGAGTATGATATGTGGTTAAATCCTGAAGCATCTTCATCCTATGCAGATGTATATGTTTCTGATAAAACAATTGTGAGCTCTGGTACTTATGAACGGTGTTGGAAGGACTGGGGTGGGAGTTGCTTAACAGACCCTGATACAGGGAATGTATATCACCATATACTTAACCCATACACCGGTTTTCCTGTTGATAATGAGGTTGAACTTGTTTCAATCATTACTGATAATTCAATGGCAGCAGATGGACTATCAACATCAGTTTTAGCGCTAGGTCTCAGGGATGGTCTAGAGTTAGTAGAATCATTGGACGATGTTGAAGCAGCTTTTGTAACGTATGATAACGAGGTTTATGTTTCCTCGGGAATGATTGATAAGTATAAATTAGACATAACTAATAATGATTTTAAACTTTATGATAAAGATGGAAATGTTATAGACAACGACAATGACGATAACGGAGAAATTGAAAATCCTGATGAACAAGAAGAAAAGAGTGATGAGGAATCGTATAACTTTACAATTATTACTTCTATATTAGTTGGTGTAATTGCTGCTGGGTCAGTCGGGTTCATTGTCGTGAAAAGAAAGGGTTAA
- a CDS encoding aspartate ammonia-lyase encodes MDNSRYRIEVDSLGEKLVPIDAYYGIQSLRAKENFQISKQKVHREMIKGVAVTKKAAATANYRAGMLDENVYKSIVKACEEIMSGKFLSQFITDMIQGGAGTSINMNANEVIANRAQEILGGTKGTYDLVHPNDHCNFGQSTNDIIPTGAKIATIKLTQSLLKEMRRLHKAYLDKANEFGGVIKMGRTHLQDAVPIRVGQEFNAFATALERDIRRVESAIEDLKVLNMGATAVGTGLNANKDYVKNIVSIVSDLTNINFKQADDLVDATRNLDPFVWLSSALKTLAVSLSKTANDLRLMASGPVSGFNEITLPQMQPGSSIMPGKVNPVIPEVVNQVSFQVMGNDLTITKAAEAGQLELNVFEPVLLANLFQSLDVLRRGIKTFCKRAVVGITVNKERCISYVERSAGIVTALAPHIGYKRASDLAKEAIKQNRGVRELLVDENILSSEEIEVILNINNMTSPGISGEEILLKRTRNKKVEASQG; translated from the coding sequence ATGGACAATAGTAGATATCGCATAGAAGTAGACTCTTTAGGTGAAAAGTTAGTACCAATTGATGCTTATTATGGCATTCAATCACTACGTGCAAAGGAAAACTTTCAAATTTCAAAACAAAAAGTACATCGTGAAATGATTAAAGGTGTAGCTGTAACTAAAAAGGCTGCAGCAACTGCCAATTATCGTGCAGGTATGTTAGATGAGAACGTATATAAGTCCATAGTAAAAGCCTGTGAAGAAATTATGTCTGGTAAATTTCTTAGTCAATTCATCACAGATATGATTCAAGGTGGGGCCGGTACTTCAATTAACATGAATGCAAATGAAGTTATTGCAAATCGTGCCCAAGAAATACTTGGTGGAACTAAAGGAACTTATGATCTAGTACATCCAAATGATCATTGTAACTTTGGACAATCAACAAATGATATTATTCCGACCGGTGCTAAAATTGCAACAATCAAATTAACTCAATCTTTATTGAAAGAGATGAGACGATTACATAAAGCTTACCTTGATAAGGCAAATGAGTTTGGTGGCGTTATTAAGATGGGCCGTACTCACCTTCAGGATGCTGTTCCTATTCGCGTAGGACAGGAGTTCAATGCATTTGCTACTGCACTTGAGAGGGATATTAGACGTGTAGAAAGTGCCATTGAAGATTTAAAAGTCTTAAATATGGGTGCAACAGCAGTAGGTACAGGTTTAAATGCTAACAAAGATTATGTAAAAAACATTGTTTCCATTGTATCTGACCTTACTAATATTAACTTTAAACAAGCTGATGACTTAGTCGATGCAACACGTAATCTTGATCCATTTGTTTGGCTTTCATCTGCTTTAAAGACATTAGCAGTTAGTTTATCTAAAACGGCTAATGATTTACGCTTAATGGCATCAGGACCAGTAAGTGGTTTCAATGAGATTACATTACCTCAAATGCAACCCGGTTCTTCGATTATGCCTGGTAAGGTAAACCCTGTTATACCAGAGGTTGTTAACCAAGTTTCATTCCAAGTTATGGGGAATGATTTGACGATTACAAAAGCTGCAGAAGCAGGACAGTTAGAACTTAATGTGTTTGAACCCGTTTTATTAGCAAATCTATTCCAATCATTAGACGTTTTACGCCGTGGTATTAAAACATTCTGTAAACGTGCAGTCGTAGGAATTACCGTTAATAAAGAACGTTGTATCTCATATGTAGAGCGTAGTGCAGGAATCGTTACAGCATTAGCACCGCACATTGGATACAAGCGCGCTTCAGATCTAGCAAAAGAAGCAATCAAACAGAATAGAGGCGTTAGAGAGCTATTAGTAGATGAAAATATTTTATCTAGTGAAGAGATTGAGGTTATCTTAAATATTAATAACATGACATCACCTGGAATATCCGGGGAAGAGATCTTACTTAAACGAACAAGGAATAAAAAGGTGGAAGCGAGTCAAGGATAA
- a CDS encoding NAD(P)-dependent malic enzyme yields MGKEKVYEEALKLHEDNKGKLSIQSKVSVTNKEELSLAYSPGVAEPCRKIQENKEDVYKYTSKGNMVAVITDGSAVLGLGNIGPEASLPVMEGKSILLKEFANVDSFPLCLDTQDTEEIINTCKLLAPSLGGINLEDIKAPKCVEIERRLKEELDIPVFHDDQHGTAIVTTAALINACRLTGKKIEDLVVVVSGTGAAGSSIIKMLNDLGVKDIIPTNSKGIVHESKREKYNFLTHELLEIVNKGDKLGEDTLEYALEGADVFVGVSIAGLVTKEMVMKMNDNPFIFAMANPIPEIMPEDAIEAGATIIGTGRSDYPNQINNVLAFPGIFRGALDCHAKAINEEMKLAAAKAIAYLLEDDELESDYIIPSPFDNRVAKAVSEAVVKAAINTGVARIK; encoded by the coding sequence ATGGGTAAAGAAAAAGTTTATGAAGAAGCATTGAAGCTGCATGAAGATAACAAAGGGAAACTATCGATTCAGTCAAAGGTATCTGTTACGAATAAAGAGGAGCTTAGTCTTGCATACTCTCCAGGTGTTGCAGAACCTTGTAGAAAGATCCAGGAAAATAAAGAAGATGTATATAAATACACAAGCAAGGGGAATATGGTAGCAGTTATTACTGATGGATCAGCTGTATTAGGTCTAGGAAATATCGGGCCAGAGGCTTCTTTACCAGTAATGGAAGGTAAGTCTATTCTTCTTAAGGAATTTGCTAATGTTGATTCTTTTCCACTGTGTTTAGATACTCAAGATACTGAAGAAATAATTAATACATGTAAACTACTCGCACCATCTCTTGGTGGTATTAATTTAGAAGATATAAAAGCGCCAAAGTGTGTTGAAATCGAAAGGCGCTTGAAAGAGGAATTAGATATACCAGTATTTCATGATGATCAACATGGAACTGCTATTGTCACAACTGCAGCATTAATCAATGCATGCCGTTTAACTGGTAAGAAAATTGAGGATTTAGTCGTTGTAGTGAGTGGTACTGGTGCTGCAGGTAGTTCAATTATAAAAATGCTCAATGATTTAGGTGTTAAAGATATTATTCCTACAAATAGTAAGGGTATTGTTCATGAGTCTAAAAGAGAGAAGTATAATTTCTTAACACATGAATTATTAGAAATTGTAAACAAAGGCGATAAATTAGGCGAAGATACGCTAGAATATGCATTAGAAGGTGCTGATGTATTTGTCGGTGTGTCGATTGCTGGCCTAGTAACTAAAGAAATGGTTATGAAAATGAATGATAATCCATTCATATTTGCTATGGCTAACCCAATTCCAGAAATTATGCCAGAGGATGCTATAGAGGCTGGTGCTACAATTATCGGTACAGGTCGTTCTGACTATCCAAATCAAATTAATAATGTATTAGCTTTTCCTGGTATATTTAGAGGTGCTTTAGATTGTCACGCAAAAGCGATTAATGAGGAAATGAAATTAGCTGCTGCAAAAGCAATTGCATACTTACTCGAAGACGATGAGTTAGAGTCAGACTACATTATTCCATCACCATTTGATAACCGTGTTGCAAAAGCTGTTAGTGAAGCTGTCGTAAAGGCTGCAATCAATACTGGCGTTGCAAGGATTAAGTAA
- a CDS encoding Fe-S-containing hydro-lyase, whose amino-acid sequence MDITTPLTDEVVKQLKAGEKVKISGIIYTARDAAHKRLVELIKKGKKLPFDVDGQIIYYVGPTPSKPGQVIGSSGPTTSYRMDPYTEPLLEKGLNGMIGKGPRNQEIKDALEKNNAVYFAAVGGAAALISKCVKRSEIIAYDDLGAEAIRKLEVKDFPAIVINDCYGNDLMEENIKKYNINGGRNTDG is encoded by the coding sequence ATGGATATTACTACTCCTTTAACGGATGAGGTAGTAAAACAACTTAAAGCCGGTGAAAAGGTAAAAATTTCTGGTATTATTTACACCGCTCGAGATGCAGCACATAAACGTTTAGTTGAATTAATAAAAAAAGGTAAAAAATTACCGTTTGATGTTGACGGACAAATAATATACTATGTAGGACCTACTCCATCAAAACCAGGTCAAGTAATTGGTTCGTCTGGACCTACAACAAGTTATCGAATGGACCCATATACGGAACCGCTTCTTGAAAAAGGTTTAAATGGTATGATTGGTAAGGGGCCTAGAAATCAAGAAATCAAAGATGCTTTAGAAAAAAATAATGCCGTTTATTTTGCAGCGGTTGGTGGGGCGGCTGCACTCATTTCTAAATGTGTTAAACGCTCTGAAATCATTGCTTATGACGATTTAGGTGCAGAAGCAATTCGTAAACTAGAGGTAAAGGACTTTCCTGCGATTGTAATTAATGATTGCTATGGAAATGATTTAATGGAAGAAAATATTAAAAAATATAATATAAATGGAGGTCGTAATACAGATGGGTAA
- a CDS encoding fumarate hydratase — translation MRTINPEQITEAVELLLVEANYHICDDVYDAIKKAKENEESEIGKEVLEQIIENDWIATTENVPMCQDTGIVVVFLEVGNEVFLDGNVYDAINLGVHNAYNNAYLRKSVVKHPFDRVNTQDNTPAIIHTKITQGEQVKITVAAKGAGSENMSTVKMLTPAEGYDGVKKLVLDTVFDAKGKPCPPIIVGLGIGGDLEKAAIIAKESLMRDLDDESSDPIAAKLERELLEEINQLGVGPMGFGGTQTALAVKVNTFPCHIASLPVAINIQCHAARHKSKVI, via the coding sequence ATGAGAACAATTAACCCAGAGCAAATTACAGAGGCTGTTGAGTTATTACTTGTTGAAGCGAACTACCATATTTGTGATGATGTTTATGATGCCATTAAAAAGGCTAAAGAGAACGAAGAATCAGAAATTGGTAAAGAGGTACTTGAACAAATCATTGAAAATGATTGGATTGCAACTACTGAAAATGTTCCTATGTGTCAAGACACCGGTATTGTCGTTGTGTTCTTAGAAGTTGGTAATGAGGTATTCCTTGATGGGAATGTTTATGATGCCATTAACCTCGGTGTTCATAATGCTTACAATAACGCCTATCTAAGAAAATCTGTAGTTAAACATCCATTTGATCGAGTAAATACACAGGATAATACACCAGCAATTATTCATACAAAAATAACACAAGGTGAACAAGTTAAAATAACGGTTGCTGCAAAAGGTGCAGGTAGCGAAAATATGAGCACTGTTAAAATGTTAACACCAGCTGAGGGGTATGATGGTGTTAAGAAGTTAGTACTTGATACAGTCTTTGATGCAAAGGGCAAACCGTGCCCTCCTATAATTGTAGGACTAGGTATTGGTGGCGATTTAGAAAAGGCCGCGATCATCGCTAAAGAATCACTGATGCGTGACTTAGATGATGAATCTTCTGACCCCATTGCTGCAAAGTTAGAACGGGAGTTATTAGAGGAAATTAATCAACTTGGGGTAGGGCCAATGGGATTTGGTGGTACTCAAACTGCATTAGCTGTTAAAGTCAATACATTTCCATGTCATATCGCATCTTTACCAGTTGCAATTAATATTCAATGTCATGCAGCACGTCATAAGTCCAAAGTAATTTAA
- a CDS encoding UDP-N-acetylglucosamine 1-carboxyvinyltransferase, which yields MTEKNNYDTIKVIGGKKLNGEVKVASSKNSTVALIPATLLSGEEVILENLPNISDATVQLELLEELGCTVERDDACVKINTKEIKSKPLVGENVTKLRASYYYIGALLTRFKEVEILMPGGCYLGPRPIDLHIKGFEKLGAKVDISQGLVKVKAEKLKGSNIYLDIASVGATINIMLAAVMAEGRTVIENAAKEPEIIDVANLINSMGGKVRGAGTSKIKIDGVTKLGSTRHEIIPDRIEAGTYLIYAAALAEEIKITNIIPMHLESLISKLEEMGVNLEVYKDSILVKESKNLKQINIRTAVYPGFPTDLQQIMVPLLTTKANGVSIITETIYSSRFKNCHELNKMGANIRVENNSAIIVAPKQLYGTLVDAPDLRGGASLILAGLLAEGETTINNVEHIYRGYGDIIEKLTALGATITKA from the coding sequence ATGACTGAAAAAAATAACTATGATACGATTAAAGTTATCGGTGGAAAAAAGTTAAACGGAGAAGTAAAGGTTGCTAGTTCTAAAAATAGTACCGTTGCCTTAATACCGGCGACACTATTATCGGGTGAAGAAGTTATTTTGGAGAATCTTCCAAATATATCAGATGCAACTGTACAGCTTGAACTATTAGAAGAATTAGGATGCACGGTAGAGCGTGATGATGCGTGTGTAAAAATAAATACTAAAGAAATTAAGAGTAAACCATTAGTAGGTGAGAATGTAACAAAATTACGCGCATCCTATTATTATATTGGTGCATTACTAACAAGGTTTAAAGAAGTTGAGATTTTAATGCCTGGTGGGTGTTATTTAGGACCTCGTCCCATAGATTTACATATAAAAGGCTTTGAAAAATTGGGAGCAAAGGTAGATATTTCTCAAGGGCTTGTGAAGGTTAAAGCAGAGAAATTGAAAGGGTCGAATATTTATTTAGACATTGCCAGTGTAGGTGCAACAATTAATATTATGTTAGCTGCAGTTATGGCAGAAGGGCGAACTGTAATTGAAAATGCAGCCAAAGAACCTGAGATTATAGATGTTGCTAATTTAATTAATAGTATGGGCGGTAAAGTAAGAGGGGCCGGTACAAGTAAAATTAAGATAGACGGTGTAACGAAATTAGGTAGTACTCGTCATGAGATTATTCCTGATCGAATAGAAGCAGGAACATATTTAATCTACGCTGCTGCATTAGCAGAGGAAATAAAAATCACAAATATTATTCCAATGCATCTAGAATCTTTGATATCAAAATTAGAGGAAATGGGTGTTAATCTAGAAGTTTATAAAGATTCAATATTAGTAAAAGAAAGTAAAAATTTAAAACAAATTAATATACGAACTGCAGTATATCCAGGATTCCCGACTGACCTTCAACAAATTATGGTTCCTCTATTAACGACTAAAGCAAATGGAGTCAGTATTATAACAGAAACAATCTATTCGTCTCGCTTTAAGAATTGCCATGAGTTGAATAAAATGGGAGCCAACATTCGAGTTGAAAATAACTCAGCTATTATTGTTGCTCCTAAGCAGTTATATGGTACACTTGTAGATGCGCCAGATTTAAGAGGCGGTGCATCACTAATATTAGCTGGATTACTAGCGGAAGGCGAAACGACTATTAATAATGTAGAACATATATATAGAGGATATGGAGATATAATCGAAAAATTAACTGCATTGGGAGCGACTATTACAAAAGCATAG
- the rpmE gene encoding 50S ribosomal protein L31, which produces MKPAIHPKYETVTVHCTTCGNDFETGSTKDELRVDTCSQCHPFYTGKQKFAQADGRIERFNKKYGFKNQNDEE; this is translated from the coding sequence ATGAAACCAGCAATTCATCCAAAATATGAAACAGTAACTGTGCACTGTACAACGTGTGGAAATGATTTTGAAACAGGATCAACTAAAGACGAATTACGTGTTGATACTTGTTCACAATGTCATCCATTCTATACAGGTAAGCAGAAGTTTGCTCAAGCAGATGGACGTATTGAGCGATTCAATAAAAAATACGGTTTCAAGAACCAAAACGACGAAGAATAA
- a CDS encoding thymidine kinase, with amino-acid sequence MYYTGKDGWIEVISGSMFAGKTEELIRRIKRLEYAKKNILVFKPEIDNRYSDEDVVSHNGTSIKSIVIKCAKEIINYIDDHTDVVAIDEVQFFDESVVQVVDYLADHGIRVVVAGLDRDFRGESFGTMPELLTKAEFVTKLTAICTKCGAPATRTQRLVNHTPASYYDPIVLVGAKESYEPRCRHCHIVTNKPTIK; translated from the coding sequence ATGTATTATACTGGTAAGGATGGATGGATCGAAGTTATTAGTGGAAGTATGTTTGCAGGAAAAACAGAGGAACTTATAAGACGAATTAAGCGATTAGAATATGCTAAAAAAAATATATTAGTATTTAAACCTGAGATTGATAATCGATATAGTGATGAAGATGTTGTGTCACATAATGGAACGTCTATTAAATCAATAGTGATTAAGTGTGCAAAAGAAATCATTAATTATATAGATGATCATACTGACGTAGTAGCAATTGATGAAGTACAATTTTTCGATGAATCGGTTGTACAAGTAGTTGATTATTTAGCTGATCACGGTATTCGAGTAGTTGTAGCTGGTTTAGATCGTGACTTCAGAGGTGAATCTTTTGGAACCATGCCAGAACTTCTTACAAAAGCTGAATTTGTAACAAAATTAACTGCAATATGTACAAAGTGTGGTGCGCCTGCAACTAGAACACAACGATTAGTAAATCATACCCCTGCATCATACTATGATCCTATTGTATTAGTAGGCGCAAAAGAGAGTTATGAACCTCGTTGTCGTCACTGCCATATTGTAACCAACAAGCCAACTATTAAATAA
- the tadA gene encoding tRNA adenosine(34) deaminase TadA: protein MKKVIVVSNSIDSKDPIYYMKEAIKEAHKAEEILEVPIGAVIVKNGTIIARAHNLRETTNHSTHHAEILAINKACDILGTWRLEDCNLYVTLEPCPMCAGALILSRVNKVYFGAYDLKGGAVNSVTNLLDVDEFNHRVKYEGGIMKDECGQLLSRFFQEIRKRKKNKRVEKN, encoded by the coding sequence ATGAAAAAGGTGATTGTAGTGAGTAATAGTATCGATTCAAAGGATCCTATTTATTATATGAAAGAGGCAATAAAAGAGGCACATAAGGCAGAAGAAATATTAGAGGTACCAATTGGTGCTGTCATAGTAAAGAATGGAACGATCATAGCAAGGGCACATAATTTACGAGAGACTACAAATCACTCGACGCATCACGCTGAGATATTAGCAATTAATAAAGCGTGCGATATCTTAGGGACTTGGCGTTTAGAAGACTGTAATTTATACGTAACACTAGAACCATGTCCAATGTGTGCAGGCGCATTAATATTGTCTAGAGTTAATAAAGTATACTTTGGTGCATATGATCTAAAAGGAGGGGCAGTTAATTCTGTAACCAACCTTTTAGACGTTGATGAGTTTAATCACAGGGTTAAGTATGAAGGTGGAATTATGAAAGATGAATGTGGTCAACTATTAAGTCGTTTTTTTCAAGAAATTAGAAAAAGAAAAAAGAATAAAAGAGTTGAAAAAAATTAA
- a CDS encoding response regulator transcription factor produces MAKILIIEDEQSIQKLLSYDLNQAGYDVEVASNGKDGYKKAKNGNFDLIVLDLMLPLMDGVEVCKKLRDEGNDVYVIMLTARDDEIDKITGLDSGADDYMTKPFSPREVIARIKAGLRRQNKKVNKEVISLKDITLDLKRHELYLNDQLVTLTHKEFELLHFLLKNKGIALSRDRLLETLWGFEYDGDTRIVDVHIFKLREKLTTSEISIKTKRGVGYMLEDE; encoded by the coding sequence ATGGCTAAGATTTTAATTATAGAAGACGAACAATCAATACAAAAACTACTATCTTATGATTTAAACCAAGCTGGCTATGATGTAGAAGTTGCTAGTAATGGTAAAGATGGATATAAAAAAGCGAAAAATGGTAACTTTGATTTGATTGTATTAGATCTAATGTTACCGTTAATGGACGGAGTAGAGGTATGTAAGAAACTTCGTGATGAAGGTAATGATGTTTATGTAATTATGTTAACGGCAAGAGACGATGAAATAGATAAAATCACTGGTCTTGATTCCGGTGCGGATGATTATATGACCAAGCCTTTCTCTCCTAGAGAAGTCATTGCAAGGATCAAGGCTGGATTACGACGACAAAATAAAAAAGTAAATAAGGAAGTTATCTCACTAAAAGATATTACGTTAGATCTAAAAAGGCATGAATTATATTTAAACGATCAGCTAGTGACCCTGACCCATAAAGAATTTGAATTATTACACTTTCTATTAAAGAATAAAGGGATTGCACTATCGAGAGACAGACTTCTTGAAACACTTTGGGGATTTGAATACGATGGTGATACACGAATCGTTGATGTCCATATTTTTAAATTACGTGAAAAACTAACAACCAGCGAAATATCGATTAAAACAAAACGTGGTGTTGGTTATATGTTAGAGGATGAATAG
- a CDS encoding sensor histidine kinase — translation MRKSSFIIFIVVLYSLLVFNLYYYDVIEIPIALLFETVFIILMYSLYDHIKKMTSEIENANKTLKKIISGDVDVRMLSNDLKENFTVGPNVNRLARQIDALLTKKEEDEQTIDILTNNILSPIIYIDIDGQIRYVNEQFHIQFKINVKKDDNYELIRNRDSKLFKLIDDAFILETDQNLKFKYKSYVYHTLATPINNSSLKFVGILFIFHDITELTKYEKLQKDFLADVSHELKTPISAIKGASEILLNGAKHNEDTIIDFLKMIKSENERMELMVRDILLISRLEHTKDLLNKKKMDVSMLLKECTKTLYIKAKRKQQDIITDIAENLYIEGDYGRLKHVFLNLIDNAINYTSDNQNIHLSAHREEADVIVRVKDKGVGISEETLPYIFERFYRVDRARDRNTGGSGLGLAIAKSILDNHGAKIGVKSKVGVGTEFKITFKFYHSKLD, via the coding sequence ATGAGAAAATCAAGTTTTATTATTTTTATTGTTGTTCTCTATTCACTACTTGTATTCAACTTATATTACTACGATGTAATTGAAATCCCAATTGCTTTATTATTTGAAACTGTTTTTATCATCCTTATGTATTCTCTTTATGATCATATAAAAAAGATGACATCTGAAATCGAGAATGCAAATAAAACATTAAAAAAGATCATTAGTGGTGATGTAGATGTTAGGATGTTATCAAATGATTTGAAGGAAAACTTTACTGTTGGACCTAATGTAAACCGTTTAGCCAGACAAATTGATGCATTATTAACAAAAAAAGAAGAAGATGAACAAACAATCGACATACTCACTAATAATATATTAAGTCCAATTATCTATATTGATATTGATGGACAAATTCGCTACGTAAATGAACAGTTTCATATACAGTTCAAGATTAATGTAAAAAAAGATGATAACTATGAATTGATTCGAAATCGTGATTCTAAACTTTTTAAGCTTATTGATGATGCATTTATATTAGAGACAGATCAAAATCTAAAGTTTAAATATAAATCATACGTATACCATACATTAGCAACACCAATTAATAACAGCTCATTGAAATTTGTAGGTATATTGTTCATTTTTCATGATATTACTGAATTAACTAAGTATGAAAAACTACAAAAAGATTTTTTAGCAGACGTATCCCATGAATTAAAGACTCCAATCTCTGCAATTAAGGGAGCATCGGAGATTTTATTAAATGGTGCTAAGCATAATGAAGATACAATCATAGACTTCTTAAAAATGATTAAGAGTGAAAATGAACGTATGGAGTTAATGGTGCGAGATATTCTTCTAATCTCTAGACTAGAACACACTAAAGATCTTCTAAACAAGAAAAAAATGGATGTATCAATGTTATTAAAAGAATGTACTAAAACACTATATATCAAGGCGAAACGAAAACAACAAGATATTATTACTGATATTGCAGAAAATCTGTATATAGAGGGAGACTATGGTCGTTTAAAACATGTATTTTTAAACTTGATTGACAATGCAATTAATTATACAAGTGACAATCAAAATATCCATCTGTCTGCACACAGAGAAGAAGCAGATGTAATTGTTAGGGTAAAAGATAAAGGTGTAGGGATATCAGAAGAAACATTGCCATATATTTTTGAACGGTTCTATAGAGTTGACCGCGCTAGAGACCGGAACACTGGCGGCTCTGGATTAGGTCTAGCAATTGCGAAATCTATTTTAGATAATCATGGAGCAAAAATTGGGGTTAAAAGTAAGGTTGGTGTAGGAACGGAATTTAAGATTACCTTTAAATTTTATCATTCAAAACTAGATTAA